A single genomic interval of Carassius carassius chromosome 24, fCarCar2.1, whole genome shotgun sequence harbors:
- the tomm40 gene encoding mitochondrial import receptor subunit TOM40 homolog produces MGSVLAASSPNPPPASGGGSAPGGAGLVTVPPGFTMPPVSAVPPSSGTQGQPGTDIESSPPNPGTFEECHRKCKEVFPLQMEGVRLVVNKGLSNHFQVSHTITLSTLGDSGYRFGATYVGSKQTGPAESFPVMVGDMDNTGSLNAQIIHQLASRIRTKVAMQTQQHKFVNWQCDTEYRGDDFTASVTLGNPDVLVGSGILVAHYLQSLSPSLVLGGELVYHRRPGEEGTVTSFVGRYTGSNYVATLTVGGAGAHASYYHKANDQLQIGVEFEASTRMQDTSVSFGYQLDVPKANLLFKGSLDSNWVVGATLEKKLVPLPLSLALGAFLNHRKNKFQCGFGITIG; encoded by the exons ATGGGCAGTGTGTTGGCTGCCAGCTCCCCAAACCCACCCCCAGCCTCAGGGGGTGGCAGTGCCCCAGGGGGTGCAGGTCTAGTGACCGTACCCCCAGGGTTCACCATGCCCCCAGTGTCTGCAGTCCCACCCTCCTCAGGCACACAAGGGCAGCCCGGGACAGATATAGAGTCCTCTCCCCCCAACCCCGGTACATTTGAGGAGTGTCATCGCAAATGCAAAG AGGTCTTCCCTTTGCAGATGGAGGGGGTACGATTGGTTGTCAACAAGGGCTTGAGTAATCACTTCCAG GTTAGTCACACAATTACTCTAAGCACCTTGGGGGACTCGGGTTACAGATTCGGAGCTACATACGTGGGCAGCAAGCAGACAGGACCTGCGGAG TCTTTTCCGGTCATGGTAGGTGACATGGACAACACGGGAAGTTTAAACGCACAGATCATCCATCAGCTTGCCAGCCGCATTCGCACTAAAGTTGCAATGCAG ACGCAGCAACACAAGTTTGTAAACTGGCAGTGTGATACAGAATACCGTGGTGATGACTTCACAGCTTCTGTTACCCTTGGCAACCCAGATGTTCTCGTTGGATCTG GTATCCTTGTGGCGCACTACCTCCAGTCCTTGTCTCCCTCTTTGGTATTGGGTGGTGAACTGGTCTATCACAGGAGGCCAGGAGAAGAAGGCACCGTCACATCATTTGTGGGCAGATACACAG GTAGTAACTATGTCGCCACTTTGACTGTTGGAGGAGCTGGTGCACATGCGTCATATTACCACAAAGCCAATGACCAG CTCCAGATTGGGGTCGAGTTTGAGGCCAGCACACGGATGCAGGACACAAGCGTGTCGTTTGGTTATCAGTTGGATGTAcctaaagcaaatctgctttttAAAG GTTCTTTAGATAGCAACTGGGTGGTGGGAGCGACGCTGGAAAAGAAGCTAGTACCCCTTCCTCTATCGTTAGCTTTAGGCGCCTTCCTTAACCACCGCAAGAACAAGTTTCAGTGTGGCTTCGGCATCACCATCGGATAG
- the LOC132103057 gene encoding derlin-1-like, producing the protein MSDIGDWFKNIPFITRYWFAGSIAVPLIGKLGLISPVYLVLWPEAFFHKFQIWRPISGTLYFPVGPGTGFLYLVNLYFLYQYSSRLETGAFDGRPADYMFMLLFNWICIVITGLMMDMQLLMIPLIMSVLYVWAQLNRDVIVSFWFGTRFKACYLPWVILGFNYIIGGSIVNELIGNLVGHLYFFLMFKYPMDLGGRSFLSTPQFLYQMFPNRRGGVSGFGVPPTRRPVPQEQPGGGGGGGRHNWGQGFRLGDD; encoded by the exons ATGTCAGATATCGGGGACTGGTTTAAAAACATCCCTTTCATCACTCGTTACTGGTTTGCTGGCTCAATAGCAGTGCCGCTAATAGGAAAACTGGGATTAATCAGTCCTGTGTACCTTGTATTATGGCCGGAGGCATTCTTTCATAAATTCCAG ATATGGAGACCGATATCTGGGACGTTGTATTTCCCAGTTGGCCCAGGGACGGGTTTTCTATACCTGGTTAATTTGTATTTTCTCTACCAGTACTCCTCGAGGCTTGAAACAG GAGCTTTTGATGGGAGACCAGCAGACTACATGTTCATGCTTCTATTCAACTGGATTTGTATTGTT ATAACTGGTCTAATGATGGACATGCAG CTCCTGATGATCCCCTTGATCATGTCTGTCCTGTACGTCTGGGCTCAGCTAAATCGTGACGTGATTGTATCTTTCTGGTTCGGCACCCGATTCAAG GCTTGTTATCTTCCTTGGGTCATTCTGGGATTCAACTATATCATCGGTGGCTC TATTGTCAACGAGCTGATTGGGAACTTAGTTGGCCACCTTTACTTCTTTCTGATGTTTAAATACCCCATGGACCTGGGTGGCAGGTCCTTCCTCTCCACTCCACAGTTCCT GTACCAGATGTTCCCAAATCGACGAGGTGGGGTGTCTGGATTTGGCGTTCCTCCAACCAGGAGACCTGTGCCCCAAGAGCAGCCAGGAGGCGGAGGTGGAGGTGGGCGCCATAACTGGGGTCAAGGCTTTCGGCTGGGGGATGACTGA
- the LOC132103058 gene encoding E3 SUMO-protein ligase NSE2-like isoform X1, with the protein MSLSSVQSTLSTLKSCQDDIGACMDMVSDVALGIVEAQGMDNSPALKKLEEMILECSRLDREISCFVESVDEKTAQVRREPPDAMFHLRNAVKERFTELTAGVTDADLQRHSKVVAFRDSVRKYAMQAGQTAAENEEEEFDEDIAVTQSQTNFTCPLTQVEMVNPVKNKKCGHHYDQEAVLEMIKAKHKNKKKFRCPKVGCGNTDVQQSDLKLDLLMKRMIQNHKRQSGKT; encoded by the exons ATGTCTCTAAGTTCAGTGCAGTCTACTTTGTCCACTCTGAAGTCATGTCAAGATGATATCGGAGCTTGTATGGACATGGTATCAGATGTTGCACTGGGAATAGTTGAAGCACAAG gtatggATAACAGTCCAGCTCTGAAGAAGCTGGAGGAAATGATTCTGGAGTGCTCCAGACTGGACAGAGAAATCAGTTGTTTTGTGGAGTCTGTTGATGAGAAGACTGCTCAG GTCAGACGTGAACCTCCCGATGCCATGTTTCATCTGAGAAACGCTGTAAAGGAGCGTTTCACCGAGCTTACAGCTGGAGTTACAGATGCAGACCTGCAAAGACACAGCAAGGTTGTTGCCTTCAGAGACAGTGTCAGGAAATATGCCATGCAAG CAGGTCAAACTGCTGCTGAGAATGAAGAGGAGGAGTTTGATGAGGACATTGCTGTAACACAGAGCCAGACAAACTTCACTTGCCCTCTCACCCAG GTTGAAATGGTCAATCCAGTGAAAAACAAGAAATGCGGTCATCACTATGACCAAGAGGCTGTACTTGAAATGATAAAGGCTAAGcacaaaaataagaagaaatttcG CTGTCCTAAGGTTGGCTGTGGAAACACAGATGTTCAGCAGTCAGACCTCAAGCTGGATTTGCTTATGAAGAGAATGATTCAGAACCACAAGAGACAGAGCGGAAAAACCTAA
- the LOC132103058 gene encoding E3 SUMO-protein ligase NSE2-like isoform X2, whose translation MSLSSVQSTLSTLKSCQDDIGACMDMVSDVALGIVEAQGMDNSPALKKLEEMILECSRLDREISCFVESVDEKTAQVRREPPDAMFHLRNAVKERFTELTAGVTDADLQRHSKVVAFRDSVRKYAMQGQTAAENEEEEFDEDIAVTQSQTNFTCPLTQVEMVNPVKNKKCGHHYDQEAVLEMIKAKHKNKKKFRCPKVGCGNTDVQQSDLKLDLLMKRMIQNHKRQSGKT comes from the exons ATGTCTCTAAGTTCAGTGCAGTCTACTTTGTCCACTCTGAAGTCATGTCAAGATGATATCGGAGCTTGTATGGACATGGTATCAGATGTTGCACTGGGAATAGTTGAAGCACAAG gtatggATAACAGTCCAGCTCTGAAGAAGCTGGAGGAAATGATTCTGGAGTGCTCCAGACTGGACAGAGAAATCAGTTGTTTTGTGGAGTCTGTTGATGAGAAGACTGCTCAG GTCAGACGTGAACCTCCCGATGCCATGTTTCATCTGAGAAACGCTGTAAAGGAGCGTTTCACCGAGCTTACAGCTGGAGTTACAGATGCAGACCTGCAAAGACACAGCAAGGTTGTTGCCTTCAGAGACAGTGTCAGGAAATATGCCATGCAAG GTCAAACTGCTGCTGAGAATGAAGAGGAGGAGTTTGATGAGGACATTGCTGTAACACAGAGCCAGACAAACTTCACTTGCCCTCTCACCCAG GTTGAAATGGTCAATCCAGTGAAAAACAAGAAATGCGGTCATCACTATGACCAAGAGGCTGTACTTGAAATGATAAAGGCTAAGcacaaaaataagaagaaatttcG CTGTCCTAAGGTTGGCTGTGGAAACACAGATGTTCAGCAGTCAGACCTCAAGCTGGATTTGCTTATGAAGAGAATGATTCAGAACCACAAGAGACAGAGCGGAAAAACCTAA